The proteins below are encoded in one region of Paralysiella testudinis:
- the fabD gene encoding ACP S-malonyltransferase codes for MNFAFFFPGQGSQSLNMMAGFDNMAVVKDTFAEASDVLGQDLWAMMNTDAQAINDTVNTQPLMLAAGVATWRAYQALGGNSPTALAGHSLGEYSALVAAGSLDFADAVRLVRLRAQLMQEAVPQGAGAMAAILGLDDDAVRAVCAAAEAELSGEVAEAVNFNSPGQVVIAGSAAAIARAAELAKAAGAKRALPLPVSVPSHCRLMQPAAAKLATALQNTAFGQSEIRVIHNADVAAHTDIAQIKDALVRQLYSPVRWTETVALLVEEGITESAECGPGKVLAGLAKRIDKSANCTALTSQEHIQAFIDTH; via the coding sequence ATGAACTTTGCCTTTTTCTTCCCCGGCCAAGGCTCGCAAAGCCTGAATATGATGGCCGGTTTCGACAATATGGCCGTAGTGAAAGACACCTTTGCCGAAGCCAGTGATGTCCTAGGCCAAGACCTGTGGGCGATGATGAACACTGATGCTCAAGCCATCAACGACACCGTCAACACCCAGCCCTTAATGCTCGCCGCAGGCGTGGCCACTTGGCGCGCTTATCAAGCATTGGGTGGCAATAGCCCCACCGCGCTGGCCGGACACAGCTTGGGCGAATACAGCGCCTTGGTGGCCGCAGGCAGCTTGGATTTTGCCGATGCCGTGCGGCTGGTGCGCCTGCGCGCGCAGCTGATGCAAGAAGCAGTACCGCAAGGCGCGGGCGCCATGGCCGCCATTTTGGGGCTAGACGATGATGCCGTGCGTGCCGTTTGCGCCGCCGCAGAAGCCGAGCTGAGCGGTGAAGTGGCCGAAGCGGTAAACTTCAACTCCCCCGGCCAAGTGGTGATTGCCGGCAGCGCCGCCGCCATCGCCCGCGCCGCCGAGCTGGCCAAAGCAGCCGGCGCCAAACGGGCGCTGCCGTTGCCGGTTTCCGTGCCTTCCCATTGCCGCCTGATGCAGCCGGCCGCCGCCAAACTGGCCACCGCCTTGCAAAACACCGCTTTCGGGCAGTCTGAAATCCGCGTAATTCACAATGCCGATGTGGCCGCCCACACCGACATCGCTCAAATTAAAGACGCACTGGTGCGCCAACTGTATTCACCTGTGCGCTGGACCGAAACCGTCGCCTTGCTGGTAGAGGAAGGCATCACCGAATCGGCAGAATGCGGCCCCGGCAAAGTATTGGCCGGCTTGGCCAAACGCATCGACAAAAGCGCCAACTGCACCGCACTAACCAGCCAAGAACACATACAGGCCTTTATCGATACCCACTGA
- a CDS encoding beta-ketoacyl-ACP synthase III, whose protein sequence is MQYAQILGTGSYLPARRMSNDDISKIVDTSDEWITERTGIKARHIAAPGEQTSDLALQAARAALADARVRAEDIDLIIVATATPDMTFPATACIVQNKLGISGCPAFDVQAVCAGFMYAIVTANAYIRSGMATKALVIGAEVFSRLLDWNDRRTCVLFGDGAGAVVLGAASSPGIMHAKLKADGAYSHILNTPGKVAGGGVDASPFLYMDGPAVYKFAVKALAKVGAEVLLEAGLTAADINWVVPHQANYRIIESTVRHLGISLDKVILTVADHGNTSAASIPLALDVGIKSGRIRRGDTLLLEGIGGGFAWGAVLLRY, encoded by the coding sequence ATGCAATACGCACAGATTCTCGGCACCGGTAGCTATCTACCCGCCCGCCGCATGAGCAACGACGACATCAGCAAAATCGTTGACACTTCCGATGAATGGATTACCGAGCGCACCGGCATCAAAGCGCGCCACATTGCCGCGCCGGGCGAGCAAACCAGCGATTTGGCGCTGCAAGCCGCCCGCGCCGCCTTGGCCGATGCCCGCGTGCGTGCCGAAGACATCGACCTAATTATCGTGGCCACCGCCACCCCGGACATGACCTTTCCCGCCACCGCCTGCATTGTGCAAAACAAGCTGGGCATCAGCGGTTGCCCGGCGTTTGATGTGCAGGCCGTGTGTGCGGGCTTTATGTATGCCATCGTCACCGCCAACGCCTATATCCGCAGCGGCATGGCCACCAAAGCGCTGGTGATTGGCGCCGAAGTTTTCAGCCGCCTGCTCGACTGGAACGACCGGCGCACTTGTGTGCTGTTTGGCGACGGCGCCGGAGCGGTGGTATTGGGCGCGGCAAGCAGCCCCGGTATTATGCACGCCAAACTCAAGGCCGATGGTGCCTACAGCCACATCCTCAACACCCCCGGCAAAGTGGCCGGCGGCGGCGTAGATGCCTCACCATTTTTGTATATGGACGGCCCGGCGGTGTATAAATTTGCCGTGAAAGCATTGGCCAAAGTGGGTGCCGAAGTGCTACTGGAAGCCGGGCTCACCGCTGCCGACATCAACTGGGTGGTGCCACATCAGGCCAACTACCGCATCATCGAATCCACCGTGCGCCACCTGGGCATTTCGCTGGACAAGGTAATTCTCACCGTGGCCGATCACGGCAACACCTCAGCCGCCTCCATTCCGCTGGCCTTGGATGTTGGCATCAAAAGCGGCCGCATCCGCCGTGGCGATACCTTATTATTGGAAGGCATTGGCGGCGGCTTTGCTTGGGGTGCGGTATTACTGCGTTATTAA
- the plsX gene encoding phosphate acyltransferase PlsX: MKTIAVDAMGGDIGLDVTIPGAVAFLKQQADAHLILVGDAERIQAALSAAKAPLERIRIQHATQVVDMDEAPPSALKNKKDSSMRVAINQVKEGAAQAAVSAGNTGALMATARFVLKTIPGIDRPAIAKFLPAQGDHLTLMLDLGANVDCTSEQLFQFALMGNELVAALYPQRGAPKVGLLNVGTEDIKGTDTVKQTFALLQQSQLNFIGNVEGNAVFSGNVDVVVADGFTGNVVLKTIEGAVKFIGGVIKEEFKRSMLTKAAALLALPTLKNFKQRLDPRRFNGAIFLGLRGVVIKSHGGTDAEGFTYALQEAYHEIKMDSLHKIETGIARQLAAIESVSGLHDGNTD, encoded by the coding sequence ATCAAAACCATCGCGGTCGACGCCATGGGCGGCGACATCGGCCTAGACGTAACCATCCCCGGCGCCGTGGCGTTTTTAAAGCAGCAAGCCGATGCCCATTTGATTTTGGTGGGCGACGCCGAGCGCATTCAGGCAGCCTTAAGCGCCGCCAAAGCGCCGCTGGAGCGCATCCGCATCCAACACGCCACCCAAGTAGTGGACATGGACGAAGCCCCGCCTTCGGCGTTGAAAAACAAAAAAGATTCGTCCATGCGCGTGGCCATCAACCAAGTCAAAGAAGGCGCGGCGCAAGCGGCGGTTTCCGCCGGCAACACCGGTGCCTTGATGGCCACCGCCCGCTTTGTGCTCAAAACCATTCCCGGCATCGACCGCCCGGCAATCGCCAAATTCCTGCCCGCCCAAGGCGACCACCTCACCTTGATGCTGGACTTGGGCGCCAATGTCGACTGCACCAGCGAGCAGCTGTTTCAGTTTGCCTTAATGGGCAACGAATTGGTGGCGGCGCTGTATCCTCAGCGTGGTGCGCCCAAAGTGGGGCTCTTGAACGTGGGCACCGAAGACATTAAAGGCACCGACACAGTAAAGCAAACCTTTGCCCTGCTGCAACAAAGCCAATTGAATTTTATCGGCAATGTGGAAGGCAACGCCGTGTTCAGCGGCAACGTCGACGTGGTGGTGGCCGACGGCTTCACCGGCAATGTGGTGTTAAAAACCATTGAAGGCGCAGTGAAATTTATCGGCGGCGTGATTAAAGAAGAATTCAAACGCAGCATGCTCACCAAAGCCGCGGCGCTACTGGCTCTGCCCACACTCAAAAACTTCAAGCAACGCCTAGATCCGCGCCGCTTTAACGGCGCCATCTTCCTCGGCCTGCGCGGCGTGGTGATTAAAAGCCATGGCGGCACCGATGCCGAAGGTTTCACCTACGCCTTACAAGAGGCCTACCACGAAATCAAAATGGATTCTCTGCACAAAATCGAAACCGGCATTGCCCGCCAACTGGCTGCCATCGAATCCGTATCGGGTCTGCATGACGGCAACACCGATTAA
- a CDS encoding phosphoribosyltransferase yields MKKIWYTYDDIHHVIQQLAAKIEASGQQFDAMVAIGGGGFIPARILRSFLNIPIYTVTLAYYDANDKPTDSPQKIQWIEGIAANLQGKNILVVDEVDDSRVTLEYCLNELAQAGISQLGVAVLHEKLKAKKGTLPANLPYFSGITVEDWWINYPWDALDLAAHNSEAANGNHHSEINKKALRR; encoded by the coding sequence ATGAAAAAAATCTGGTACACCTACGACGACATCCACCACGTTATCCAACAGCTGGCCGCCAAAATCGAGGCTTCCGGCCAGCAATTTGACGCCATGGTGGCCATTGGCGGCGGCGGCTTTATCCCCGCCCGCATTTTGCGCAGCTTTTTAAACATTCCCATTTATACCGTTACGCTGGCCTATTACGATGCTAACGACAAGCCCACCGACAGCCCGCAAAAAATCCAGTGGATTGAAGGCATCGCTGCCAATCTGCAAGGCAAAAACATCTTGGTGGTGGATGAAGTAGACGACAGCCGCGTTACGCTGGAATACTGCCTCAACGAGCTGGCCCAGGCCGGCATCAGCCAATTGGGCGTGGCCGTATTGCACGAAAAACTCAAGGCCAAAAAGGGCACACTGCCCGCCAATCTGCCCTACTTCAGCGGCATCACCGTGGAAGACTGGTGGATCAACTACCCGTGGGATGCGCTGGATTTGGCCGCCCACAACAGCGAAGCCGCCAACGGCAACCACCATAGTGAAATAAATAAAAAAGCGCTACGGCGTTAG
- the rpmF gene encoding 50S ribosomal protein L32 produces MAVQQNKKSPSKRGMHRSHDFLTAQELSTDVNTGEVHLRHHISPNGMYRGRKVVKAKGE; encoded by the coding sequence ATGGCAGTTCAACAAAACAAAAAATCCCCTTCCAAACGCGGTATGCACCGCTCGCACGACTTCCTGACTGCACAGGAATTGTCTACCGATGTGAACACCGGCGAAGTGCATCTGCGCCACCACATTTCCCCCAACGGCATGTACCGTGGCCGCAAAGTGGTGAAAGCCAAAGGCGAATAA
- a CDS encoding YceD family protein, with amino-acid sequence MLDPILIDTAKFTQEGLSHSGETTLAQLDARVFTHELLADTGDTVHYRIRGGTDRWQRPFLDIALSGVLQLVCQRCLKPVPFVLEDHAHVVLFADEARLDEAMAADETLEGMLYSAEIDLRTLLEDQLLMAIPFAPRHEDCNNATLARVNQDQPNPFAKLAGLKSDR; translated from the coding sequence ATGTTAGACCCTATTTTGATTGACACGGCCAAGTTCACCCAAGAAGGCCTGAGCCACAGCGGCGAAACCACCCTCGCGCAGCTGGATGCACGTGTGTTTACACATGAGCTGCTGGCCGATACGGGCGACACCGTGCATTACCGCATCCGTGGCGGCACCGACCGCTGGCAACGCCCGTTTTTGGACATTGCCTTGAGCGGCGTACTGCAATTGGTGTGCCAACGCTGCCTGAAGCCGGTGCCGTTTGTGCTGGAAGATCATGCCCATGTGGTGCTGTTTGCCGATGAAGCGCGTCTTGACGAAGCCATGGCCGCCGATGAAACGCTGGAAGGCATGCTGTACAGTGCCGAAATCGACTTGCGCACCTTGCTGGAAGACCAATTGCTGATGGCCATCCCCTTTGCCCCGCGGCACGAGGATTGCAACAACGCCACGCTGGCACGCGTTAATCAAGACCAACCCAACCCTTTTGCCAAGCTGGCCGGATTAAAATCCGACCGCTAA
- a CDS encoding Maf family protein has product MTSKTTLILGSTSRFRQQQLQLLQVPFQAAAPQFDEAPLPNEAAPDTALRLAEGKARSLAAAYPDALIIGADQVAWCGERQLGKPQTVAKAQQMLAETSGQTLVFYSALVLLNSASGHCQRHVDVTTVKMRELSSAQISRYLALEPDAVHCAGAAKSEGLGVALIERIDSTDPSALIGLPLFTLVDFLHAEGVALP; this is encoded by the coding sequence ATGACTTCAAAAACAACGCTTATTTTAGGCTCTACTTCGCGCTTTCGCCAGCAGCAATTGCAATTGCTGCAAGTGCCGTTTCAGGCAGCCGCGCCGCAATTCGACGAAGCGCCGCTGCCAAACGAGGCCGCGCCGGATACCGCTTTACGCTTGGCAGAGGGCAAAGCACGCTCTTTGGCGGCAGCCTATCCTGATGCGCTGATTATCGGTGCCGACCAGGTGGCTTGGTGCGGTGAGCGCCAATTGGGCAAACCGCAAACCGTGGCAAAGGCGCAACAAATGTTGGCCGAAACCAGCGGCCAAACACTGGTGTTCTACAGCGCGCTGGTGTTGCTAAACAGTGCCAGCGGCCATTGTCAGCGCCATGTGGATGTCACCACGGTGAAAATGCGCGAGCTGAGCAGTGCGCAAATCAGCCGCTACTTGGCGCTGGAGCCGGATGCGGTGCATTGCGCGGGTGCTGCCAAAAGCGAAGGCTTGGGCGTGGCGCTGATTGAGCGCATCGACAGCACCGACCCCAGCGCCTTAATCGGCCTGCCTTTATTCACCTTGGTGGATTTCTTACACGCCGAAGGAGTGGCCTTGCCATGA
- a CDS encoding SAM-dependent methyltransferase — MNQPVLYLIPTPLGAADTPCLLAHEQAAIVGLTDFVVEAEKTARAHLKALGVSSPIRDLNLRTLNEHTDPNTIAALLAPLQAGRSMGLLSEAGCPAVADPGAQLVALAHAHGFAVMPLVGPSSILLALMASGANGQCFAFKGYLPTDKAERSGCLKALEARSRSENETQLFIETPYRNDALLADAIAALHPATRLCIAADLTLPTQTIISQSVAQWRQMAALPNLKKRPCLFVLYAG, encoded by the coding sequence ATGAACCAGCCCGTTTTGTATTTGATTCCCACGCCCTTGGGGGCTGCCGACACGCCATGCTTGCTGGCACACGAGCAAGCGGCCATAGTGGGGCTTACCGACTTTGTGGTGGAGGCGGAAAAAACCGCCCGCGCCCATTTGAAAGCGTTGGGCGTAAGCAGCCCCATTCGCGATTTGAATTTGCGCACACTCAATGAACACACCGATCCCAACACCATCGCCGCCTTGCTGGCACCGTTGCAGGCCGGGCGCAGCATGGGCTTGCTTAGCGAAGCCGGCTGCCCGGCGGTGGCCGACCCCGGGGCACAATTGGTGGCGCTGGCTCATGCGCACGGCTTTGCGGTGATGCCACTGGTGGGGCCGTCGAGCATTTTGTTGGCCTTAATGGCTTCCGGTGCCAACGGCCAGTGTTTTGCCTTTAAAGGCTATCTGCCCACCGATAAAGCCGAACGCAGCGGCTGCCTGAAAGCCTTGGAAGCCCGCTCGCGCAGCGAAAACGAAACCCAATTGTTTATTGAAACCCCCTATCGCAACGATGCATTGCTGGCCGATGCCATCGCCGCTCTGCATCCGGCCACGCGGCTGTGTATTGCCGCCGATTTAACCTTGCCCACGCAAACCATCATCAGCCAAAGCGTGGCACAGTGGCGCCAAATGGCGGCCTTACCCAATCTGAAAAAACGGCCTTGTTTGTTTGTGCTGTATGCGGGTTGA
- a CDS encoding C40 family peptidase has product MKSICILLLCFLLSACAAQWHRGEDVDGQHRYDLQFQRNNTAAPTGVVPIQAADLQAGDILFSADSGLQSRSLRLFGNSSVSHAFLYLGDGQIAEAVGSGVRIGSLDDSVHHSPLLAVYRHPQFNSTAAVAIRRFAEQEAGGKYNYVGILKQTPYTVTRKVCELPLIPRQFRHMCLNTMALVQVTPFAGERYFCSQLVIEAYNRAGLPLTHTPPEWISPADILHMREHDVPSVVPVVPLQYVGHLRCRASLWNGACTEAARVGNSAAAAPLAADALPPADFSDEVR; this is encoded by the coding sequence ATGAAATCAATCTGCATTCTCTTGCTGTGTTTTTTGCTCAGCGCTTGTGCCGCGCAATGGCACCGCGGTGAAGATGTGGATGGCCAGCACCGCTATGATTTGCAGTTCCAGCGCAACAACACCGCCGCGCCCACCGGGGTGGTGCCGATTCAGGCGGCGGATTTGCAGGCGGGGGATATTTTGTTTTCCGCCGATTCCGGTTTGCAGTCGCGCAGTTTGCGTTTGTTTGGCAATAGCTCGGTAAGCCACGCGTTTTTGTACTTGGGCGATGGGCAGATTGCCGAGGCGGTGGGCAGCGGTGTGCGCATCGGCAGCCTAGACGACAGCGTACACCACAGCCCGCTGCTGGCGGTATACCGCCACCCGCAATTCAATAGCACGGCGGCGGTGGCCATCCGCCGCTTTGCCGAGCAGGAAGCGGGCGGAAAATACAATTATGTGGGTATTCTCAAGCAAACCCCGTATACGGTTACCCGCAAGGTGTGCGAATTGCCGCTGATTCCGCGCCAATTCAGACATATGTGTTTGAACACCATGGCGCTGGTGCAGGTAACGCCGTTTGCCGGTGAGCGCTATTTTTGCTCGCAGCTGGTGATTGAGGCGTATAACCGCGCCGGTTTGCCGCTCACGCACACGCCGCCGGAATGGATTAGCCCGGCGGATATTCTGCATATGCGCGAGCATGATGTGCCTTCGGTGGTGCCGGTGGTGCCTTTGCAGTATGTGGGCCATTTGCGCTGCCGCGCTTCGCTGTGGAACGGCGCTTGTACGGAAGCGGCACGGGTGGGCAACAGTGCCGCCGCCGCGCCCTTGGCCGCCGATGCGTTGCCGCCAGCAGATTTTTCAGATGAGGTGCGCTAG
- the argG gene encoding argininosuccinate synthase — translation MSNATILQNLPLGAKVGIAFSGGLDTSAALLWMKLKGALPYAYTANLGQPDEDDYESIPRKAMEYGAIEARLIDCRSQLAHEGIAAIQCGAFHVSTGGMPYFNTTPLGRAVTGTMLVSAMKEDNVNIWGDGSTYKGNDIERFYRYGLITNPALKIYKPWLDPQFIHELGGRHEMSHFLVAHGFNYKMSAEKAYSTDSNMLGATHEAKDLEFLNTGIKIVKPIMGVAFWDENVAVKPEEVSVRFDEGVPVALNGQEYADPVELFLEANRIGGRHGLGMSDQIENRIIEAKSRGIYEAPGMALLHTAYERLLTGIHNEDTIEQYRFNGIRLGRLLYQGRWFDSQALMLRETAQRWVARAITGEVTLELRRGNDYSILNTESSNLTYAPERLSMEKVDNAAFTPLDRIGQLTMRNLDIIDTRAKLELYAGSGLLLPGHDSVLPQLDNRSKK, via the coding sequence ATGAGCAACGCCACCATTTTGCAAAACCTGCCCCTGGGTGCCAAAGTCGGCATCGCCTTTTCCGGCGGCTTGGACACCTCCGCCGCCCTGTTGTGGATGAAACTGAAGGGCGCACTGCCCTATGCCTACACCGCCAACCTCGGCCAGCCCGACGAAGACGACTACGAATCCATTCCGCGCAAAGCCATGGAATACGGCGCCATCGAAGCGCGGCTGATTGATTGCCGCAGCCAGCTGGCACACGAAGGCATTGCCGCCATCCAGTGCGGCGCTTTCCACGTGAGCACCGGCGGCATGCCTTATTTCAACACCACCCCGCTGGGCCGCGCCGTTACCGGCACCATGTTGGTGTCGGCCATGAAAGAAGACAACGTCAACATCTGGGGCGATGGCTCCACCTACAAAGGCAACGACATTGAGCGCTTCTACCGCTATGGCCTCATCACCAACCCCGCGCTGAAAATCTACAAACCGTGGCTGGATCCGCAGTTTATCCATGAGCTGGGCGGCCGCCATGAAATGAGCCACTTTCTGGTTGCCCACGGCTTCAACTACAAAATGTCGGCAGAAAAAGCCTACAGCACCGACTCCAATATGCTGGGCGCCACCCACGAAGCCAAAGATTTGGAATTCCTCAATACCGGCATCAAAATCGTGAAGCCGATTATGGGCGTGGCGTTTTGGGATGAAAACGTAGCAGTGAAGCCCGAAGAAGTGAGCGTGCGCTTCGACGAAGGCGTGCCGGTGGCCTTAAACGGCCAAGAATATGCCGATCCAGTTGAGCTATTCCTCGAAGCCAACCGCATCGGCGGCCGCCATGGTTTGGGCATGAGCGACCAAATCGAAAACCGCATTATCGAAGCCAAAAGCCGCGGCATCTACGAAGCCCCCGGCATGGCCTTGCTGCACACCGCTTATGAGCGCCTGCTCACCGGCATCCACAACGAAGACACCATCGAGCAATACCGCTTCAATGGCATCCGCTTGGGCCGCTTGCTGTACCAAGGCCGCTGGTTCGATTCGCAAGCACTGATGCTGCGCGAAACCGCCCAGCGCTGGGTGGCGCGCGCCATCACCGGCGAAGTCACGCTGGAATTGCGCCGTGGTAACGACTATTCGATTCTGAACACCGAATCGTCCAACCTCACCTACGCCCCCGAGCGCCTGAGCATGGAAAAAGTCGACAATGCCGCCTTTACCCCGCTGGACCGCATCGGCCAGCTCACCATGCGCAACCTCGACATCATCGACACCCGCGCCAAGCTGGAACTCTACGCCGGCAGCGGCCTGCTGCTGCCCGGCCACGATTCGGTGCTGCCGCAACTGGACAACCGCAGCAAGAAATAA
- the tyrS gene encoding tyrosine--tRNA ligase codes for MTSIIQDLRARGLIAQTTDAEALDALLQEQKIALYCGFDPTADSLHIGHLLPVLALRRFQLAGHTPVALVGGATGMIGDPSFKAVERNLNTADTVAAWVDKIRAQLAPFLSFDGTNAALMANNHDWFGGMGCLDFLRDIGKHFSVNAMLNKESVKQRLERDDVGISFTEFAYALLQGYDFAELNRRHGVLLQIGGSDQWGNITGGIDLCRRLNKATAYGLTLPLVTKSDGTKFGKTEGGAVWLDAQKTSPYQFYQFWLKVADADVYTFLKYFTFLSVADIDAIEAQDKASGSKPEAQRILAEEMTRLIHGEAALAAAQRISDSLFAEDQSDLTEADFAQLALDGLPVFNVSGKLNVAEALVLSGLAKSNKEARGFIASGAVVLNGKAAERNNPDHAAEKPDDAYLFTPAHQRFGRYTILRRGKRNHALLIWA; via the coding sequence ATGACTTCCATCATTCAGGATTTACGCGCACGCGGGCTGATTGCCCAAACCACCGATGCCGAAGCACTCGATGCTTTGCTGCAAGAGCAAAAAATCGCCCTTTATTGCGGCTTCGACCCCACCGCCGACAGCCTGCACATCGGCCATTTGCTGCCGGTGCTGGCTTTGCGTCGCTTCCAACTGGCCGGACACACCCCGGTGGCCTTGGTGGGCGGCGCCACCGGCATGATTGGCGACCCCAGCTTTAAAGCGGTGGAGCGCAACCTCAACACCGCCGACACCGTGGCCGCATGGGTAGACAAAATCCGCGCCCAATTGGCACCATTTTTGAGCTTCGACGGCACCAACGCCGCCCTCATGGCCAACAACCACGACTGGTTTGGCGGCATGGGCTGCCTGGATTTTCTGCGTGACATCGGCAAGCATTTTTCCGTAAATGCCATGCTCAATAAAGAATCGGTTAAGCAGCGCCTGGAGCGCGACGATGTGGGCATTTCGTTTACCGAATTTGCCTATGCCCTGCTGCAAGGCTACGACTTTGCCGAGCTTAACCGCCGCCACGGCGTGCTGCTGCAAATCGGCGGCTCCGACCAATGGGGCAACATCACCGGCGGCATCGACCTGTGCCGCCGCCTCAATAAAGCCACCGCTTACGGCCTCACCCTACCCTTGGTCACCAAATCCGACGGCACCAAATTCGGCAAAACCGAAGGCGGCGCCGTGTGGCTGGATGCACAAAAAACCTCGCCCTACCAATTTTACCAATTCTGGCTCAAAGTGGCCGATGCCGATGTGTACACCTTCCTTAAATACTTCACCTTCTTAAGCGTGGCCGATATCGATGCCATCGAAGCGCAAGATAAAGCCAGCGGCAGCAAGCCCGAAGCCCAGCGCATTCTGGCCGAAGAAATGACCCGCTTAATCCACGGCGAAGCCGCATTGGCCGCCGCACAGCGCATTTCAGACAGCCTGTTTGCCGAAGACCAAAGCGACCTCACCGAAGCCGACTTCGCCCAATTGGCGCTGGACGGCCTGCCGGTATTTAACGTATCCGGCAAACTGAATGTGGCTGAAGCATTGGTGCTCAGCGGCTTGGCCAAATCGAATAAAGAAGCGCGCGGCTTTATCGCCAGCGGTGCCGTGGTGCTCAATGGCAAAGCGGCCGAGCGCAACAACCCCGACCACGCCGCCGAAAAACCCGACGATGCCTATTTATTCACCCCCGCGCACCAGCGCTTTGGCCGCTACACCATTTTGCGTCGCGGCAAACGCAACCATGCTTTACTTATTTGGGCTTAA
- a CDS encoding DUF1304 domain-containing protein — protein MNTLLIVLVLLVAAEHVFILWLEMFAIPSALAARVFGISQTVQSQPEIRRLFANQGLYNGFLAAGLIWSVLAGPPLAASLQLFFLTCVVVAAVYGAATANKAILWKQGGPAIAALLVWLAVHLA, from the coding sequence ATGAATACCCTGCTGATCGTGCTGGTTTTGCTGGTGGCCGCCGAGCATGTGTTTATTTTGTGGCTGGAAATGTTTGCCATTCCCTCGGCTTTGGCCGCACGGGTGTTTGGCATCAGCCAAACCGTGCAAAGCCAGCCGGAAATCCGCCGTTTGTTTGCCAATCAGGGGCTCTATAACGGCTTTTTGGCCGCAGGGCTGATTTGGAGCGTGCTGGCCGGCCCGCCGCTGGCCGCATCCTTGCAATTGTTTTTCCTCACTTGCGTGGTGGTGGCTGCGGTTTATGGTGCCGCCACCGCCAATAAGGCCATTTTATGGAAACAGGGCGGCCCGGCCATCGCCGCGTTATTGGTGTGGCTGGCGGTGCATTTAGCCTAA
- a CDS encoding glycine zipper domain-containing protein, whose product MKLHHRLLSVFSALSLAAAPMAMAEMNPTQATIVGAAVGGVVGSMSGNDMQSTLIGAAAGGLLGNLLSQSSRNYSREGRYNNRYYYGGREFDQQNEYLAYRDAARRNQLAGKERSRYQDYRRWQRQYAQAQPTSRGNNQWGHQQGRYGHHQHSKHTR is encoded by the coding sequence ATGAAATTGCATCATCGCTTACTAAGCGTATTTAGCGCCCTCTCTTTGGCCGCTGCACCCATGGCCATGGCCGAAATGAACCCGACCCAAGCCACCATAGTGGGTGCTGCCGTGGGCGGTGTGGTGGGCAGCATGAGCGGCAACGATATGCAATCTACCTTAATCGGCGCTGCTGCCGGCGGCCTACTGGGCAATCTACTCAGCCAGAGCAGCCGCAATTACAGTCGCGAAGGCCGCTACAACAACCGCTATTACTACGGCGGGCGTGAATTTGACCAACAAAACGAATACCTAGCCTACCGCGATGCCGCGCGCCGCAACCAACTCGCCGGTAAAGAGCGCAGCCGTTATCAGGATTACCGCCGCTGGCAGCGTCAATATGCTCAAGCACAGCCGACATCACGCGGCAACAACCAGTGGGGGCATCAACAGGGTCGTTATGGCCACCATCAGCATTCAAAACATACGCGCTGA